Genomic window (Ferviditalea candida):
CTTCATTATAGAACGGGCGCGCCACACGATTGACGATGAATCCCGGTGAATCTCCGGCCAGCACCGGAGTTTTTCCCAGGCGCAAGGCAAATTCGTAAGCCTTTTGCACATAAGCCTCCGCGGTCTTTTGGCCGCGGATGACCTCGATCAGCGGCATCACCGGAGCCGGATTGAAAAAGTGAAAGCCCAATATGCGCTCCGGATGTGCAAGACCGCCGGCGATTTCGGTTATCGAAATCGAGGAAGTGTTCGACATCAGCATGGCGTCCTCCGCGCAAAGCTCCGTTAACGCTTGAAAGATCGATTTTTTCAGCCCCAACCGCTCCGGAACGGCCTCAATCACGATTTCGTGGCCGCGAAGGCCGCTCATGTCTTGGATGTATGTCATATTCCGCTCGGTTTCCGCTTTTTCCGGCTCCGACATTTTCCCTTTCTCCACATCCCTGACCAGCATAGACTCAATATAGCTGCGCGCTTTTTCCAAGACCGCGGGAGAGGTATCCATAAGCGTGACTGAATACCGCTTTCGCGCAGCAACCAAAGCTATGCCGGCTCCCATCGTCCCCGCGCCGATCACACCGACTGCATTTGCATTCACAGTGATTTCCTCCCTTTTAGGACGCGCGACAAATTGTCGCGCTGTCTTAGCAAAACTATTTGCCGCGAAATACGGGGGGCCTTTTTTCGAAGAATGCTTGAACCCCTTCTTTGTAATCTTCCGTATGACCGGCAATTTCCTGAACGTACGCCTCGTATTCCAGCGTCTGCTCCAGGCTCATCGTCAAGCCCTTGTACATCGTCCGCTTGATCAAACCGATTCCCTTGGTCGGCATCTTGGCCAATTTCGCGGCATATGCCATCACATCGGCTTCGAAGCTTTCATGCGGATACACCTTGCTGGCCAATCCGATGCGCAAAGCTTCCTCGGCGGAAACCTTCTCGCCCGTCATGGCCAATTCAAGCGCCTTGCCGACCCCCACGATGCGGGGAAGAAAATAGCATCCGCCCGAATCCGGAACCAGCCCGATGTTCACAAAAACATTGACAAAGGACGCTTTATCCGAAACAAGCCGGAGGTCGCATGCGAGGGCGATGCTCATTCCCGCGCCGGCGGCGACTCCGTTCACCGCGGCAATAACCGGCTTCTCCGTTCTCTGAAGCTGAAGAATCAACGGGTTGTAGCCGTTTCGCAGCAAGCCGCCGAAATCGACATTCTCACCCTGCACATCGGCAAGATCCTGCCCTGCATTGAATGCCTTGCCCGCTCCGGTCAGCACGATGCAGCGCACCTTGTCATCTTTGCCTGCCTGTTTCAGAGCGTTCATGAGTTCTGCGTGCATCCGTCCGGTAAACGCATTAAATTTGTCCGGACGGTTCATCGTGATTTTGGCGGCACCGTCCTCCACATCATATCGAATCGTTTCGAACATGATCACCCCTCCTTGCATGCTAAGAGCAGTTACCGATTCTTTTGTGAATTGGAAATTGCTCTTTTGATTTTTCGTGCTCTTTGAAAACTGAATAAAAGTTCAGCAGTTATGCGACCGGACCTTTCGGAAAGAAGACGTCGGCGACCAGTTTAGCGGTCATGCAAGAGTTCGCAAGTGTCGATCGGCTCATTAAATCTGGCAACCGTTACCTGAAGTACTACTTCACCGAAGCTGCAAAAAAGTGTCCAGATGCACGACACGGTATTTGCCCAGTACTACAGTCTGAAGAAAGCGGAGCCGGCCAAATATGCTGAAAAACAATCTTAAAGTTCTAGGAGTCTGTCCGTCGAAAGCAAGATCGTGAATATTTATTCAATTTAAACGTTATTTTATTTCGGAAAAGGGATGGCACTCCACCGCTGTTGAAATTCAAGTTGTCTTGAATTGTCCCTTGTGGCAACAACTTGATTTCAAAGGCGTACAAGTTTTCGCAGAAAACTGCATCGGGAGCGTAAGCTTAAACTTTCCGTGCTCATTCCCTTATTCCTTCATACTCCATTTGAATAAAAATTCACGAAAATCAATCCGTCGGACAGACTCCTAGGTAGGGCAGGTTTAGTTTGAGTTTGCCTTTTTTCGGCTCACCCCCAGTTTAGGCTGCGGTTCCCCAGGATTTTTTCCAATTAGGGTCTTGGCATCATACCGCTGCTCTAGAGTCTAACGGCCTGTGAATTTCGGCTTGCGTTTTTCAATAAATGCTTTCATGCCTTCCTTTTGATCCTCGCTGGCGAACAGCAGATAGAAGCAGTTTCGTTCGTATTCCATGCCTTCCGCCAATCGGTGATCCTGCGCTTTCAGCACCGATTGCTTTATCAGCCTTACGGCGTTCGGCGCCTGTAAAGAGATTCGTTTGGCCAATTTCAACGCTTCCTGATAGTATACCTCCACCGGCAGCACCTTGTTGACCAACCCGTATTGCAGCGCTTCCTCCGCCGTGATCGGATCTCCGGTAAGCATCATCTCCATCGCCTTGACTTTGCCGACCGCCTTGGTCAGCCTCTGGGTCCCCCCGGCCCCCGGCATGACACCCAAATTAATTTCCGGC
Coding sequences:
- a CDS encoding 3-hydroxyacyl-CoA dehydrogenase family protein — its product is MNANAVGVIGAGTMGAGIALVAARKRYSVTLMDTSPAVLEKARSYIESMLVRDVEKGKMSEPEKAETERNMTYIQDMSGLRGHEIVIEAVPERLGLKKSIFQALTELCAEDAMLMSNTSSISITEIAGGLAHPERILGFHFFNPAPVMPLIEVIRGQKTAEAYVQKAYEFALRLGKTPVLAGDSPGFIVNRVARPFYNEALRILGDRIAGVEQIDRIMKQAGGFKMGPFELQDLIGIDINFATTESVYSNFFHEGRFKPSRIQQRMVQSGALGRKAGEGFYDYGK
- a CDS encoding enoyl-CoA hydratase-related protein — encoded protein: MQYQYIQTECEDNVGIIRLNRPEVVNALNLKLIDELTSEMERMDGDPSIRAILLTGSDKAFAAGADINEMAEEGAISMLWRDQFAVWDRISRISVPIIAAVSGYALGGGCELMMNCDIVIASETARIGQPEINLGVMPGAGGTQRLTKAVGKVKAMEMMLTGDPITAEEALQYGLVNKVLPVEVYYQEALKLAKRISLQAPNAVRLIKQSVLKAQDHRLAEGMEYERNCFYLLFASEDQKEGMKAFIEKRKPKFTGR
- a CDS encoding enoyl-CoA hydratase-related protein, coding for MFETIRYDVEDGAAKITMNRPDKFNAFTGRMHAELMNALKQAGKDDKVRCIVLTGAGKAFNAGQDLADVQGENVDFGGLLRNGYNPLILQLQRTEKPVIAAVNGVAAGAGMSIALACDLRLVSDKASFVNVFVNIGLVPDSGGCYFLPRIVGVGKALELAMTGEKVSAEEALRIGLASKVYPHESFEADVMAYAAKLAKMPTKGIGLIKRTMYKGLTMSLEQTLEYEAYVQEIAGHTEDYKEGVQAFFEKRPPVFRGK